One window of the Rhipicephalus microplus isolate Deutch F79 chromosome 2, USDA_Rmic, whole genome shotgun sequence genome contains the following:
- the LOC142788823 gene encoding uncharacterized protein LOC142788823: protein MTAEAALQGPAVEASKSGSHTLRCPDEQGGSSLVADERISADFVLPEKTLTSRSAVTKGTCVTGRSQDCSDSTVRGTEQASQDPPEDVSANSSTPECPRENDDYAFIAAVCYFMFRTF, encoded by the exons atgactgcagaagctgcactgcaag gacctgcggtagaggcttcaaaaagcggctcccacacattgaggtgccccgatgagcagg gtggcagctcccttgtagctgatgaaagaatttctgctgacttcgtcttgccggagaaaaccttaaccagtcgttcagctgtcacaaaaggaacttgtgtgaccg gccgctcgcaagattgttccgacagcactgtccgaggcaccgaacaagcttcacaagaccctccagaagacgtctccgccaacagctccacgcctgagtgccctagagaaaatgatgactatgcttttattgcagcagtgtgctattttatgtttaggacattctga